Proteins from a single region of Pseudopedobacter saltans DSM 12145:
- a CDS encoding sugar 3,4-ketoisomerase: MVASIYNCNVIELTKIHNRAGNITPVHGEFDIPFSIRRVYYLYDVPGGETRGGHAHKELHQLIIAASGSFDVILDDGKNKRTFTLNRPNYGLYVCPKIWRDLSNFSSGAVLLVLASERYSEADYIREYSEFLEFSNG; encoded by the coding sequence ATGGTGGCTTCAATATATAACTGTAACGTCATTGAATTGACAAAAATCCATAATAGGGCTGGGAATATAACTCCCGTCCATGGTGAATTTGATATCCCTTTTAGTATCAGAAGAGTTTACTACTTATACGACGTTCCGGGTGGCGAAACTAGAGGAGGACATGCGCACAAAGAGCTACACCAATTGATAATAGCAGCTAGCGGAAGTTTTGACGTGATTTTGGACGATGGAAAAAACAAAAGAACATTTACTTTGAACAGACCGAATTATGGTCTATATGTATGTCCTAAAATCTGGAGAGATTTGAGTAATTTTTCTTCTGGAGCGGTATTGTTAGTGCTTGCTTCTGAAAGATATAGTGAGGCGGATTATATAAGAGAATACAGCGAATTTTTAGAATTTTCAAATGGCTAA
- a CDS encoding acyltransferase: MAKIHPLSEVQTSVIGEHTSVWQFVVILANAQIGKDCNINAHVFIENDVKIGNGVTIKSGVQVWDGVTIEDNVFIGPNVTFTNDLVPRSRQYPAKFERTLIKRGASIGANATIIAGNTIGEYAVIGAGSVITKNIGPYELHYGNPAIHKGYVTKEGKVLDLERKDKEGNYYTLE; this comes from the coding sequence ATGGCTAAAATACACCCTTTATCAGAAGTTCAAACATCAGTTATTGGTGAACATACTTCAGTTTGGCAATTTGTTGTAATCCTTGCTAATGCTCAGATTGGTAAAGATTGTAACATCAATGCCCATGTTTTTATAGAAAACGATGTGAAGATAGGAAACGGTGTAACTATAAAGTCTGGTGTTCAGGTTTGGGATGGAGTAACTATTGAAGACAACGTATTTATAGGACCAAATGTCACATTTACAAATGATTTAGTACCACGTTCAAGGCAATATCCTGCAAAATTTGAAAGAACCCTTATAAAGAGAGGTGCCTCTATTGGCGCAAATGCTACTATTATAGCTGGTAATACCATTGGTGAATATGCTGTCATCGGTGCTGGTAGTGTAATTACAAAAAATATCGGTCCTTATGAATTGCATTACGGTAATCCAGCTATACACAAAGGATATGTTACAAAAGAAGGCAAAGTTCTAGATCTTGAGAGAAAAGATAAAGAAGGGAATTACTATACTTTAGAATAA
- a CDS encoding DegT/DnrJ/EryC1/StrS family aminotransferase yields MIKFLDLQKINLQYKEELTEAYHRVLNSGWFLLGQELQSFEENYSNYCGVKYTLGVANGLDALTLIIRGYKELGIFKEGDEIIVPSNTYIASILAISQNNLKPVLVEPDLFTYNIDPTLVENHITERTKAIMVVHLYGQLCDMPEINRIAEKYNLKVIEDCAQAHGASLNGKKAGAWGDAAGHSFYPGKNLGALADGGAITAHDDALAEVLKALRNYGSHKKYENIYQGVNSRLDELNAAFLNVKLKYLDDVIKKRREVANRYLNEIQSPEVTLPLILKQESHVWHLFIVRAKKREKLQKYLSGSEVQTLIHYPIPPHKQAAYKELNHFNYPISETIHREVLSLPMSEVMSNNEVSKIIDVINRYDR; encoded by the coding sequence ATGATCAAATTTTTAGACTTACAAAAAATAAATCTCCAATATAAAGAGGAGCTAACAGAAGCATATCATAGAGTTTTAAACTCTGGATGGTTTCTGTTGGGGCAGGAATTGCAAAGTTTCGAAGAAAATTATTCAAACTATTGTGGAGTAAAATATACCCTTGGAGTTGCAAATGGTTTAGATGCCCTCACATTAATTATCAGGGGATATAAAGAATTGGGCATATTTAAAGAGGGAGATGAAATTATTGTCCCATCAAATACCTATATAGCCAGTATTTTAGCTATTTCCCAAAATAATCTGAAACCTGTTCTGGTTGAGCCAGATTTGTTTACATATAATATTGATCCGACACTTGTAGAAAATCATATCACAGAGAGAACTAAAGCGATTATGGTAGTCCACTTATATGGTCAGCTTTGTGATATGCCTGAAATTAATAGGATTGCAGAGAAGTATAATCTAAAAGTGATAGAGGATTGTGCCCAAGCTCATGGCGCTAGCCTAAATGGTAAGAAAGCAGGTGCATGGGGCGATGCAGCAGGACATAGCTTTTATCCTGGAAAAAACTTAGGTGCATTGGCTGATGGAGGGGCAATTACTGCTCATGATGATGCGCTAGCTGAAGTATTGAAAGCTTTAAGAAATTATGGTTCGCATAAAAAGTACGAAAACATTTATCAGGGTGTTAATAGTAGGCTAGATGAATTAAATGCAGCTTTCTTAAACGTTAAGTTGAAGTATTTAGATGATGTCATTAAGAAACGAAGAGAAGTAGCTAATAGATATTTAAATGAAATACAAAGCCCAGAAGTAACACTGCCTTTAATTCTAAAACAAGAAAGTCATGTTTGGCATTTATTTATTGTTAGAGCTAAAAAAAGAGAAAAACTGCAAAAATATTTATCAGGTTCTGAAGTACAAACCTTAATACACTATCCTATACCGCCTCATAAACAAGCCGCGTATAAAGAATTAAACCATTTTAATTATCCCATTTCTGAAACTATTCATAGAGAAGTTTTGAGCTTACCGATGAGTGAAGTAATGAGTAATAATGAAGTTTCGAAAATAATAGATGTGATTAATAGATATGATAGATAA
- a CDS encoding acyltransferase produces the protein MIDKLIVWIKKRTNLKFFLKSPINFIYSVILTLLYVDKWTYFPAILIHGKIKLKFIKKRKSYFEINGRLILEQWMNGNESVSIYLDKGSETVICNDFSIGNGVRIFVDKDARLKIGGKKKELGSGITAKSIIMVKKYLEIGSDCIIAWDTFLTDCDWHGIEGKYFQKQTILGDHVWIGVGVKVLKGSIIGKESIVTTNSVVHNRLFDERTLISGNPAIVIKTDVSNWSREMVS, from the coding sequence ATGATAGATAAATTAATTGTTTGGATTAAGAAAAGAACTAACCTGAAGTTTTTTTTAAAGTCGCCTATTAACTTTATTTATTCAGTTATTTTAACTCTTCTTTATGTAGATAAGTGGACATACTTTCCAGCAATTTTAATACATGGAAAGATAAAATTGAAATTTATAAAGAAAAGGAAATCATATTTTGAAATTAATGGAAGATTAATTTTAGAACAATGGATGAATGGGAATGAGAGTGTTTCAATTTATTTAGATAAAGGCTCTGAAACTGTAATATGTAATGATTTTTCAATAGGAAACGGAGTTAGAATATTTGTAGATAAAGATGCAAGGTTGAAAATAGGAGGGAAGAAGAAGGAGCTTGGTTCCGGAATCACGGCGAAATCTATCATAATGGTAAAAAAGTATTTAGAAATAGGTAGTGATTGCATAATAGCTTGGGATACTTTTTTGACAGATTGTGATTGGCATGGCATAGAAGGTAAATACTTTCAAAAGCAGACAATATTAGGTGACCATGTTTGGATAGGTGTGGGAGTAAAAGTTTTAAAAGGATCAATAATAGGTAAAGAAAGTATAGTCACCACAAATTCTGTAGTGCATAATAGGTTGTTTGATGAAAGAACATTAATTTCAGGAAATCCGGCAATAGTAATAAAGACTGATGTTTCAAATTGGTCAAGAGAAATGGTGTCCTAA
- a CDS encoding O-antigen translocase — MKLIKTSIFSFIISFIKISSGFIVNKIVAVLTGPSGIAVIGTFNNFVTIALSIANGSINTGVVKYTSEYNGQGNKLKKLFSTSLVISFTCSIVTSLVLLLFSDFFSIFLLKDIRYKSIFKVFGLTIVFYSINSLLISILNGKGDIKKYTIINTTTSIISLVLSIVLIYFFEIDGALYSLVLSQTLVFFVTVLLLKKCEWFVFDYFNKGLNKFHMVNLFKFSLMTITTALTVPISQIVVRNTLIRDLGINDAGYWQAIMRISDGYLLIVTTSLSTYFLPKLSSLKTNFEIKSEIYNGLKIITPFVLASCLIIYLLRFVIIKILFTEEFLEIESLFIWQLLGDFFKIISWIIGYLMLAKAMTKLYIITDIGFSIMYVLLNLLFIKFYGLKGATIAFSLNYFIYLIMICFLFRKIIFSKFKLS, encoded by the coding sequence ATGAAATTAATAAAAACGTCTATTTTTTCATTTATAATTTCTTTTATAAAAATATCTTCAGGATTTATAGTAAATAAAATAGTCGCGGTGCTAACCGGTCCTTCGGGAATAGCTGTTATTGGTACATTTAACAATTTCGTTACCATAGCATTGTCTATTGCGAATGGGTCCATAAATACAGGGGTTGTAAAATATACTTCGGAATATAATGGGCAGGGGAATAAACTAAAGAAATTATTTAGTACATCACTTGTTATTTCATTTACATGTTCAATAGTAACATCTTTGGTCTTACTTTTATTTTCAGATTTTTTTTCTATATTTTTATTAAAAGACATTCGATATAAAAGTATTTTCAAAGTATTCGGGTTAACTATTGTATTTTATTCCATTAACTCTTTATTAATATCCATTTTAAATGGTAAGGGTGATATAAAAAAATATACGATAATCAATACTACGACAAGTATTATCTCATTAGTGTTATCAATAGTACTAATTTACTTTTTTGAAATAGATGGTGCATTATATTCTCTAGTATTATCACAGACACTGGTTTTTTTTGTTACAGTATTGCTTCTGAAAAAATGTGAATGGTTTGTTTTTGATTATTTTAATAAAGGTTTGAATAAATTCCATATGGTGAATTTGTTTAAATTTTCTTTAATGACAATAACAACTGCTTTAACAGTCCCTATTTCTCAGATTGTCGTAAGAAACACTTTAATTAGAGATTTAGGTATAAACGATGCAGGCTATTGGCAAGCTATTATGAGGATTTCTGATGGATATCTATTAATAGTTACTACATCTTTAAGTACTTATTTTCTTCCTAAACTAAGTTCACTAAAAACTAACTTTGAAATTAAAAGTGAAATATATAATGGATTGAAGATAATTACTCCATTCGTTTTAGCTAGTTGCTTGATTATTTATCTTTTAAGGTTTGTTATAATAAAGATATTATTTACAGAAGAATTTCTAGAAATAGAGTCTTTATTTATTTGGCAACTACTCGGAGATTTTTTCAAAATAATTTCTTGGATTATTGGATATTTAATGCTTGCGAAAGCAATGACTAAACTTTATATAATAACAGATATCGGTTTTAGCATAATGTACGTGTTGCTGAATCTTTTATTCATAAAGTTTTATGGACTAAAAGGGGCAACTATCGCATTTTCTTTAAATTACTTTATCTATTTAATTATGATTTGTTTTTTGTTTAGAAAAATTATTTTTTCAAAGTTTAAGCTAAGTTAA
- a CDS encoding glycosyltransferase, whose protein sequence is MDYSIVLISFNQEKFIKEALDGIRNQTLMPKEVIIADDGSIDNTPSIIEEYVALYSLENDWKLLLSKENRGININLQEAIEETTSEVIIIMAGDDIAMPNKAEVSIKLFRENPLMHIVATSLDKIDDNGNVIGELIYSDKIENDIIKVIKNGMPHVFPVGQAWKRSLFQRFGKLPYDLPNEDDQLTFRGVLDGGIFCSAIKTTKYRIHSNSASSWIRNNQSGNVYFNRFKADMPVRRRNMEYWYKTVEDSDVENKELLLKLISFKIEIYKSFNNLDCISFFRRLNLFYKYKDALLLREIIYLLLGKFGVKLWRQLRIFLGK, encoded by the coding sequence ATGGATTATTCGATTGTTTTGATATCCTTCAACCAAGAAAAATTCATAAAAGAAGCCCTTGATGGAATTAGAAATCAGACCCTAATGCCTAAAGAAGTGATTATTGCAGATGATGGGTCTATTGACAATACTCCTAGCATAATAGAAGAGTATGTTGCACTATATTCATTGGAGAACGACTGGAAGTTGTTGTTAAGCAAGGAAAATCGAGGGATTAATATTAATTTACAAGAAGCAATAGAAGAAACAACTTCGGAAGTTATAATTATTATGGCTGGAGACGATATTGCGATGCCAAACAAAGCCGAGGTATCTATAAAGTTATTTAGAGAAAATCCATTAATGCATATCGTTGCAACTAGTTTGGATAAAATAGATGACAATGGTAATGTGATTGGAGAACTTATATATTCAGACAAGATTGAAAATGATATAATAAAGGTGATAAAAAATGGGATGCCTCATGTTTTTCCCGTTGGACAAGCTTGGAAAAGAAGCTTATTTCAGAGATTCGGGAAATTACCGTATGATCTTCCTAACGAAGATGATCAACTGACCTTTAGAGGGGTGTTAGACGGAGGAATATTTTGCAGCGCTATAAAAACTACAAAATATCGAATACATAGTAATTCCGCGAGTTCTTGGATTAGAAATAATCAATCCGGAAATGTATATTTTAATAGGTTTAAAGCAGACATGCCAGTTAGACGAAGAAATATGGAGTATTGGTATAAAACAGTTGAAGATTCTGATGTTGAAAATAAAGAATTATTATTAAAACTGATCTCTTTTAAGATTGAGATTTATAAATCATTTAATAATTTAGATTGTATTAGTTTTTTTAGAAGGTTAAATCTTTTTTATAAATATAAAGATGCATTGCTTCTTAGGGAAATTATTTATTTATTGTTAGGGAAATTTGGAGTTAAATTGTGGAGACAATTACGTATATTTTTAGGTAAATGA
- a CDS encoding glycosyltransferase family 4 protein has product MRKVVFFFCSDTIGGHEFQSLELAKLVSNYRQIILCFNNLKQLELFKDMQHEFNNFEYLVTRRPFFNNGNFIKQFFYGISNFKFQRKLLRNNEAIICSGTLVAGISSGIALIGKKKILYIPAFIDRRVIWGKIGGLYNALSILFILLYKRIITINRIQAVFFSRFAKTYIIPNIISLSAIGNNNTSNTRKLFFIGRLEKDKGIVELCKILDVIDNPFKEFIIIGEGACFEELKRKSRNTRYITITLTGWLNRNDQNSIIAKDDVLIFNSKFEGEPLVIREANARGNIVIASDIIGVRSCTLKSNRYRNSVELISLVNKAWDNKLKICKNPSEIFINKMRKDEAKRLFS; this is encoded by the coding sequence ATGAGGAAGGTCGTTTTTTTCTTTTGCAGCGATACTATAGGTGGACACGAATTTCAATCACTTGAATTAGCAAAACTCGTAAGCAATTATAGACAGATAATATTATGTTTTAACAATCTAAAACAGTTAGAATTATTTAAAGATATGCAGCATGAATTTAATAATTTTGAATATTTAGTTACGAGAAGGCCGTTTTTTAATAATGGAAACTTTATAAAGCAATTTTTTTATGGAATAAGTAATTTTAAGTTTCAAAGAAAATTATTGCGTAACAATGAGGCTATAATATGTTCAGGAACATTGGTTGCTGGAATTAGTTCTGGAATAGCTTTGATTGGGAAAAAGAAAATATTGTATATCCCAGCTTTTATAGATAGGAGAGTAATATGGGGAAAGATAGGGGGACTGTATAATGCATTATCAATATTATTTATTCTTTTATATAAAAGGATAATTACTATTAATAGAATTCAGGCAGTGTTTTTCTCAAGGTTTGCAAAGACTTATATTATACCTAATATTATCTCTCTATCGGCAATTGGAAATAACAATACATCTAATACTAGGAAACTTTTTTTTATAGGTAGATTAGAAAAGGATAAGGGTATAGTGGAACTTTGTAAAATCTTAGATGTAATTGATAACCCATTTAAAGAATTTATTATTATCGGTGAGGGTGCATGTTTTGAAGAGTTAAAAAGGAAATCCCGTAACACCAGATATATAACAATAACCTTAACAGGGTGGTTAAATAGAAATGATCAGAATAGTATTATTGCTAAAGATGATGTTCTCATATTTAACAGTAAGTTTGAAGGGGAACCATTGGTTATAAGAGAAGCTAACGCAAGAGGGAATATTGTAATTGCAAGTGATATAATTGGAGTTAGATCATGTACGTTAAAGTCAAATCGTTATAGAAATAGTGTTGAATTGATTTCTCTTGTAAATAAAGCTTGGGATAATAAGTTAAAAATCTGTAAAAACCCTTCTGAAATTTTCATTAATAAGATGCGTAAAGATGAGGCAAAAAGATTATTCTCTTAA